Proteins from a genomic interval of Fundidesulfovibrio putealis DSM 16056:
- a CDS encoding VOC family protein, with translation MANPFVHVELATDDLGKAKEFYQGLFDWKYVDMPQFNYTGIEVGEGTGGGMMKNPVPGVPSHWLPYVLVEDVRASTEKARSLGATIVKDVTEVPGYGWFSVLIDPTGAALGMWQAAQGM, from the coding sequence ATGGCAAATCCGTTCGTGCATGTGGAACTGGCCACCGACGACCTCGGCAAGGCCAAGGAGTTCTACCAGGGACTATTCGATTGGAAGTACGTGGACATGCCCCAGTTCAACTATACCGGGATCGAGGTTGGGGAAGGAACCGGCGGGGGCATGATGAAGAATCCCGTGCCGGGCGTTCCCTCGCACTGGCTGCCGTATGTGCTGGTGGAGGACGTGCGGGCGTCCACCGAAAAGGCGCGTTCTTTGGGAGCGACCATCGTGAAGGACGTCACGGAGGTTCCGGGGTATGGCTGGTTCAGCGTGCTCATCGACCCCACCGGGGCCGCTTTGGGCATGTGGCAGGCGGCGCAAGGCATGTAG